The Alosa sapidissima isolate fAloSap1 chromosome 6, fAloSap1.pri, whole genome shotgun sequence genome window below encodes:
- the six6b gene encoding homeobox protein SIX6b has protein sequence MFQLPILNFSPQQVAGVCETLEESGDIERLGRFLWSLPVAPGACEVLNRNESVLRARAIVAFHTGNFRELYHILENHKFTKESHSKLQALWLESHYQEAEKLRGRPLGPVDKYRVRKKFPLPKTIWDGEQKTHCFKERTRHLLREWYLQDPYPNPSKKRELAQATGLTPTQVGNWFKNRRQRDRAAAAKNRLQQQVMSNGSVRSLTGEDGAVDRLGTASSPEASLSSKAAASAISITSSDSECDI, from the exons ATGTTTCAATTGCCAATCTTGAATTTCAGTCCCCAGCAGGTCGCGGGGGTATGCGAGACTTTGGAGGAGAGTGGGGACATCGAACGCCTCGGCCGGTTCCTCTGGTCGCTGCCGGTCGCCCCTGGTGCCTGCGAGGTTCTCAACCGAAATGAGTCGGTTTTGCGGGCACGGGCCATCGTGGCTTTTCACACTGGGAATTTCCGTGAGCTCTACCACATTCTGGAGAACCACAAGTTCACCAAAGAGTCGCATTCCAAACTGCAAGCGCTTTGGCTGGAGTCTCACTACCAAGAGGCAGAGAAGCTCCGGGGTCGCCCGCTAGGGCCAGTGGACAAATACAGGGTACGGAAGAAGTTCCCACTACCCAAAACAATTTGGGATGGTGAACAAAAGACTCATTGCTTCAAAGAAAGGACCCGGCATTTGCTCCGAGAGTGGTACCTCCAAGACCCTTACCCAAACCCTAGCAAAAAAAGAGAGCTCGCACAAGCCACAGGACTCACTCCCACCCAAGTCGGAAACTGGTTTAAAAACCGGAGACAAAGGGACAGAGCCGCGGCGGCCAAAAACAG GTTACAACAACAAGTGATGTCCAATGGctcggttcgatccctgactgGAGAAGACGGCGCAGTGGACCGTCTCGGAACCGCGTCGAGCCCCGAAGCAAGTCTGTCGAGCAAAGCAGCCGCGTCGGCTATCTCCATCACTTCGAGCGACAGCGAATGTGACATCTAA
- the six1b gene encoding homeobox protein six1b: protein MSMLPSFGFTQEQVACVCEVLQQGGNLERLGRFLWSLPACDHLHKNESVLKAKAVVAFHRGNFRELYKILESHQFSPHNHPKLQQLWLKAHYIEAEKLRGRPLGAVGKYRVRRKFPLPRTIWDGEETSYCFKEKSRGVLREWYTHNPYPSPREKRELAEATGLTTTQVSNWFKNRRQRDRAAEAKERENSENNNSGANKQNQLSPLDGGKSLMSSSEDEFSPPQSPDQNNVLLLQGNMSHPGASAYPMAGLGAAQSVHGMQGHPHQLQDSLLGPLTSSLVDLGS, encoded by the exons ATGTCAATGTTGCCCTCTTTCGGATTCACCCAGGAGcaagtagcgtgtgtgtgtgaggtgttgcAACAAGGGGGGAACCTCGAGCGACTGGGCCGCTTCCTCTGGTCGCTGCCTGCCTGCGACCACCTCCACAAGAACGAGAGCGTCCTAAAAGCCAAGGCTGTGGTCGCTTTCCACCGGGGGAACTTCCGAGAGCTCTATAAGATACTAGAGAGCCACCAGTTCTCGCCGCACAATCATCCGAAGCTTCAGCAGCTATGGCTCAAGGCCCACTACATTGAGGCTGAGAAGCTGAGGGGACGGCCACTTGGAGCAGTTGGGAAATACCGGGTGCGGAGGAAATTTCCCTTGCCACGTACTATCTGGGATGGCGAGGAGACCAGCTACTGCTTTAAGGAGAAGTCCCGGGGCGTCCTGCGAGAGTGGTACACTCACAACCCGTACCCCTCTCCTCGGGAGAAACGGGAGTTGGCAGAGGCCACCgggctgaccaccacacaagtCAGCAACTGGTTCAAAAACAGGAGGCAGAGAGACCGAGCAGCGGAGGCGAAAGAGAG AGAGAACAGCGAGAACAACAACTCGGGCGCCAACAAACAGAACCAGCTGTCACCGCTGGACGGCGGGAAGTCCCTTATGTCCAGCTCGGAGGACGAGTTCTCACCCCCGCAGAGCCCCGACCAGAACAACGTTCTCCTGCTCCAGGGTAACATGAGTCACCCCGGGGCCTCTGCTTACCCTATGGCCGGTCTTGGCGCCGCGCAGTCGGTGCACGGAATGCAAGGACATCCGCATCAACTACAGGACTCTTTGCTGGGACCTTTAACGTCGAGCCTGGTGGATCTCGGTTCTTAA